A genomic region of Pyrus communis chromosome 14, drPyrComm1.1, whole genome shotgun sequence contains the following coding sequences:
- the LOC137714829 gene encoding aluminum-activated malate transporter 2-like, whose amino-acid sequence MVSSNHENAKQSPASPKRQRGKIVGFALRLKELGKDDPRKIIHSFKVGLALTLVSLFYYFKPLYEGFGLAAMWAILTVVVVFEFSVGATLGKGLNRMLATLTAGALGIGAHRLATLSGETGEPILVALFVFIIAGIVTFLRFIPQIKARYDYGMLIFILTFCLISVSGYRDEEVIEMGFERLSTVVLGSCASVVVCTFICPVWIGVDLHNQIATNIEKLGIFLEGFGDEYFKISEDGQPINKSSSLQRYKTVLTSGSKEESMANLARWEPCHGKFRFRHPWNEYLKVGNVTRQCAFKIESLNNYLTSEIQSPPEVRNIIKGECTVISSECGKALKELASAIRKMIESSAAEPHISNSKAAAEKLKSVIRSSFSKHRDYLEIIQAGAVASLLFEVVKCTEEVADAAQKLASLAHFKNAKPRVTSEKQELSSQEAVKQVSGINAAHHVITINSSQSLPGSENSSPPVLAPRIEL is encoded by the exons atGGTATCTTCAAATCATGAGAATGCTAAACAATCCCCAGCCTCGCCCAAAAGACAAAGGGGAAAAATAGTTGGATTTGCCTTGAGGCTGAAGGAACTAGGAAAGGATGACCCAAGAAAGATTATTCATTCTTTTAAAGTGGGACTAGCTCTCACTTTGGTGTCACTCTTCTACTATTTTAAACCACTCTATGAAGGTTTTGGTCTTGCTGCAATGTGGGCTATTCTAACTGTTGTGGTTGTGTTTGAATTTTCTGTTG GAGCAACACTAGGAAAAGGTTTGAATAGAATGTTGGCAACTTTAACAGCTGGTGCTCTTGGCATTGGGGCTCATCGCTTAGCAACTCTTTCTGGAGAAACAGGGGAGCCTATACTAGTTGCTCTCTTTGTTTTTATAATAG ctggaatagTGACATTCCTGAGATTCATTCCCCAAATTAAGGCAAGGTATGATTATGGGATGTTGATATTCATATTGACATTCTGCTTGATTTCGGTGTCTGGTTATCGGGATGAAGAGGTGATAGAAATGGGATTTGAGAGGCTATCGACGGTAGTCCTTGGAAGCTGTGCTTCTGTAGTTGTATGCACTTTCATATGTCCGGTATGGATTGGGGTGGATCTTCACAATCAGATTGCTACCAACATCGAAAAGCTTGGGATTTTCTTAGAAG GATTTGGAGATGAATACTTTAAAATATCTGAGGATGGACAGCCTATAAACAAGTCATCATCTCTTCAGCGATATAAAACTGTTCTAACTTCAGGTAGCAAGGAAGAAAGCATG GCCAATTTGGCAAGATGGGAACCATGCCACGGAAAGTTCAGATTTCGTCATCCATGGAATGAGTACCTGAAAGTTGGGAACGTAACTCGCCAATGCGCTTTCAAAATTGAATCTCTCAACAACTACCTGACCTCTGAGATCCAA TCACCGCCAGAAGTTCGAAATATAATTAAAGGGGAATGCACAGTTATTAGCTCAGAATGTGGGAAAGCATTGAAGGAACTAGCATCTGCGATCCGAAAAATGATTGAATCATCAGCAGCAGAACCTCATATTTCGAACTCAAAAGCAGCAGCTGAAAAACTCAAATCTGTAATCAGATCAAGTTTTTCTAAACATAGAGATTACCTAGAGATAATACAAGCAGGAGCAGTAGCTTCTCTACTGTTTGAAGTTGTCAAATGTACAGAGGAAGTTGCTGATGCTGCTCAAAAACTAGCATCCCTAGCACATTTTAAGAATGCTAAGCCTAGAGTAACCTCAGAGAAGCAAGAATTATCTTCACAGGAAGCGGTAAAGCAAGTATCAGGCATCAATGCGGCACATCATGTTATAACGATAAATTCGTCTCAAAGTTTACCCGGAAGTGAGAATTCGTCCCCACCAGTACTGGCTCCAAGAATTGAATTGTAG